The Vitis vinifera cultivar Pinot Noir 40024 chromosome 12, ASM3070453v1 genome has a segment encoding these proteins:
- the LOC104880812 gene encoding uncharacterized protein LOC104880812, translated as MNIRCRCSGRRFLFGIHLLSEVKKDVIRELGFGGLLQLGCKEVNLDLCFWLIKNTNIAYSQLELFGGKKVSLTCHDVGMTMGIPHSGRKLIVEKGSVKASQMPSLQDIESMMVGIDDMEEFKRVFLIFACATLLAPTSRLEGSHSLWYTPREQLLGNINWGEYVLEFFIQAIHEHRRKESVWIKGCLMFLQIFYFSISNFPAMYVELTTPRIAAWNDFLVKQRIKLELEMLGGFGKVELVSTSAEQDETEKNKAPTVDDPVDPDENEDFDVICARMEATQRQITDAQSHLNSLIASYNRDVKVLRTRFTSSHYRTDEGQPLNFHEHVNESGAPFYTNNPQHSPGC; from the exons TGGCCGTAGATTCCTCTTTGGAATCCATTTGCTCTCAGAAGTGAAGAAGGATGTAATACGAGAACTTGGTTTTGGTGGGCTATTGCAATTAGGTTGTAAGGAGGTTAAtttagatttatgtttttggttgataaaaaacacaaacattGCTTATTCCCAACTCGAGTTATTTGGGGGTAAGAAGGTTTCTTTGACATGTCATGATGTTGGGATGACGATGGGCATTCCACATAGTGGAAGAAAGTTAATTGTTGAGAAGGGAAGTGTTAAAGCTAGTCAAATGCCGAGTTTGCAAGATATAGAGTCAATGATGGTTGGCATCGATGATATGGAGGAATTTAAGCGGGTCTTCTTGATTTTCGCTTGTGCAACCTTATTGGCACCCACTTCTCGTTTGGAAGGTAGTCACTCGTTATGGTATACACCCCGAGAGCAGTTACTTGGGAACATAAATTGGGGAGAATATgtcttagaattttttattcaagctATACATGAACATAGGAGGAAGGAAAGTGTTTGGATTAAAGGGTGTTTGATGTTTCTACAG ATATTCTACTTTTCAATATCTAATTTTCCAGCCATGTATGTGGAACTTACCACTCCTCGCATTGCTGCATGGAATGATTTTTTGGTCAAGCAACGCATCAAGTTGGAGTTAGAAATGCTTGGAGGATTTGGCAAAGTTGAG TTGGTTAGCACATCGGCGGAGCAAGatgaaacagaaaaaaataaggCTCCTACAGTTGATGACCCAGTTGACCCAGATGAGAATGAAGACTTTGAT GTTATTTGTGCTCGCATGGAGGCAACACAACGTCAAATCACCGATGCACAAAGTCATCTTAATAGTCTTATTGCATCATACAACCGTGACGTGAAAGTGTTGAGGACTCGTTTCACCTCTTCACATTATCGCACAGATGAAGGCCAACCGTTAAATTTTCATGAACATGTTAATGAAAGTGGTGCACCATTTTATACAAATAATCCACAACATTCACCT GGGTGTTAG
- the LOC104880857 gene encoding uncharacterized protein LOC104880857 gives MDPNNTIYCYLHIGGELVRDEHGNVEYMGGRREGLSLERSMTYNDFVSRICGKMNINIVGPTFSYTLPFDLYALQPLKNDEDLTNMFQFSDRCARVYICLASTVEDDETIENGGQGLNETIVGSNSLVPYSTRDIDIRMQSRGFHQRCAESHVGPLESSRFESAILGSGHTFSTANEFRDAIYLMSVGDRFRYKFKRNCLKHMTVICVVEGCPWKVTARAVGRTKIVQVHTFRNEHNHSLEDVSISEPVVRCNRATAMIDDVICSNPDYLPRQICKDFRRQYGMQLNYCQAWNLKEKAKERIHGVPQCSYKLLPWLCTRLIETNPGTIAEYRCSDDGHFMQLFVALSVSIHGFQLGCRPIISIDSSHMSGPYKGALFSASSYDADDGMFPLAYGLFSSENYEDWLWFLEKLKMVIGERDVIIISDRHQGIIRSVSEVFGSENHAHCYRHIKENFSSFLTKLNTKGRKGKENALQMLDSIAYARLDCDYEVAMDTLRTFNHDLAKWVEENNPQHWAISKFKKMRWDKMTSNLAESFNSWLRHERHHNICVFFIEHMDKLGSLLVEHKNGLVKWNGCIGPKTEEKIALNIGKGENYITYLHLGSSMKVSNGKAFLEVNLMERTCTCKAWQMSGIPCDHACAAIRRMGFDVSDYVDDWYKYNLQEKIYSGSMRTLVTHDMPMIDEDGTVRDALGHTYPFLNPPTTKRPPGRPRKRRIESQFMSKKTVHCSRCNQPGHNRATCNNPLL, from the exons ATGGATCCAAATAATACAATTTATTGTTATCTGCACATTGGAGGAGAGCTAGTAAGGGATGAACATGGCAATGTGGAATATATGGGTGGGAGACGAGAGGGTCTAAGTTTAGAACGATCAATGACATataatgattttgtttcaaGGATTTGTGGGAAAATGAACATCAATATAGTGGGACCAACATTTTCATATACTCTCCCGTTTGATTTATATGCACTTCaaccattgaaaaatgatgaagacttgACAAACATGTTTCAATTTAGTGACCGATGTGCacgtgtatatatatgtttagcaTCAACAGTTGAAGACGATGAAACGATTGAGAATGGAGGACAAGG CTTGAACGAAACAATCGTAGGGTCTAACTCACTGGTCCCATATTCAACAAGAGATATTGATATTAGAATGCAATCACGAGGATTTCATCAAAGATGTGCTGAATCACATGTTGGTCCACTAGAGTCAAGCCGTTTTGAGAGTGCAATATTGGGTAGTGGGCATACCTTCTCAACTGCAAATGAATTTCGGGATGCAATATATCTCATGTCAGTAGGAGACCGTTTTAGATATAAATTTAAGAGGAATTGTCTTAAGCATATGACTGTAATATGTGTTGTTGAAGGATGCCCTTGGAAAGTAACTGCTCGTGCTGTTGGGAGAACAAAAATAGTTCAAGTGCATACATTTAGAAATGAACATAACCACTCTTTAGAAGATGTGTCAATTTCCGAACCAGTAGTTCGTTGTAATCGAGCCACAGCTATGATTGATGATGTTATTTGTTCAAATCCAGATTACTTACCCCGTCAAATATGTAAAGACTTTCGTCGACAATACGGAATGCAATTGAATTATTGTCAAGCATGGAACTTGAAAGAGAAGGCTAAAGAACGAATTCATGGTGTGCCGCAATGTTCGTATAAGTTGTTACCTTGGTTATGTACAAGGCTTATTGAAACAAATCCAGGGACGATTGCTGAATATAGATGTTCGGATGATGGTCATTTTATGCAATTGTTTGTTGCCCTTTCAGTGTCAATACATGGGTTTCAACTGGGATGTCGGCCTATTATATCAATAGATTCATCCCACATGAGTGGGCCATACAAGGGTGCTTTATTTTCAGCTTCTTCCTATGATGCTGACGATGGCATGTTTCCACTTGCTTATGGCTTATTTAGCTCTGAGAATTACGAGGATTGGCTTTGGTTTTTAGAGAAATTGAAGATGGTCATAGGTGAAAGAGATGTTATAATAATATCTGATAGGCACCAAGGGATTATCCGTAGTGTTTCAGAGGTATTTGGTAGTGAAAACCATGCACATTGCTATCGTCACATTAAAGAAAACTTCAGTAGCTTTCTAACAAAGCTAAACACTAAAgggaggaaaggaaaggaaaatgctTTGCAAATGCTTGATTCTATCGCCTATGCTAGGTTAGATTGTGATTATGAGGTTGCAATGGATACTTTAAGGACATTTAATCATGATTTGGCGAAGTGGGTTGAAGAAAATAACCCTCAACATTGGGCAATCTCTAAATTTAAGAAGATGCGTTGGGATAAGATGACAAGTAATTTGGCcgagtctttcaattcttggttaagacATGAACGACACCATAACATTTGTGTTTTCTTCATCGAACATATGGATAAGTTAGGATCTCTTTTAGTCGAGCATAAAAATGGACTTGTAAAATGGAATGGGTGTATTGGTCCTAAAACAGAAGAAAAGATTGCATTGAACATTGGAAAAGGTGAAAATTATATCACTTATTTACACTTGGGTAGTTCGATGAAAGTATCCAATGGAAAAGCATTCCTGGAAGTGAACTTAATGGAGCGAACTTGCACATGTAAAGCATGGCAAATGTCTGGAATCCCATGTGATCATGCTTGTGCAGCTATACGGCGAATGGGGTTTGATGTATCTGATTATGTTGATGACTGGTATAAGTACAATTTGCAAGAGAAGATATACTCTGGAAGCATGCGTACTTTGGTAACGCATGACATGCCAATGATTGATGAAGATGGAACCGTTCGTGATGCCTTGGGTCATACTTATCCCTTTCTTAATCCTCCAACCACAAAGCGACCTCCTGGAAGACCTAGGAAACGTCGAATCGAGTCTCAATTCATGTCAAAAAAAACAGTTCATTGTTCTCGTTGTAATCAGCCTGGGCATAATCGTGCGACATGTAACAACCCATTgctgtaa
- the LOC100257403 gene encoding uncharacterized protein LOC100257403: MEDYNLLQPLLQPPATTSSANTAAKDDAINLISSNSGILFRVLSVFFIGIVTIWANCEASKGFSITIINDAGDTAAGRKFDLFYVSNDKATRMVLNTSEFVEKVLYDPSNTHPKKDVNHVIVRLASRNLTHMVIVSSRERNEFALDISPSVMQGTHVGYAMASALQRGMARIWLWDGEDSAPPALLEGMVEYITILAGFSPAPTMPNSVDLSGSGNFCWMNKDPIAVAHFLNYCEAQNRGFIQRLNQAMEHQWHEGALEAALGFPVQDLCASYNSTKIPVVGNVLFSRSKPLNI, from the coding sequence ATGGAGGACTACAACCTCCTCCAGCCCCTCCTCCAACCTCCCGCCACCACTTCCTCCGCTAACACTGCCGCCAAGGATGATGCAATCAACCTCATCTCATCCAACTCCGGAATCCTGTTCCGAGTCCTTTCAGTATTCTTCATCGGAATTGTCACCATATGGGCAAATTGTGAAGCATCCAAAGGCTTCAGCATAACCATCATCAATGACGCCGGAGACACTGCAGCCGGCCGGAAGTTCGATCTCTTCTACGTGTCCAACGACAAAGCCACTCGAATGGTTCTCAACACAAGTGAATTTGTTGAAAAGGTGCTTTATGATCCTAGTAATACCCACCCAAAGAAGGATGTTAACCATGTCATTGTCCGGCTTGCTAGCCGGAATCTGACCCACATGGTCATTGTTAGCTCTAGAGAAAGAAATGAGTTTGCCCTTGATATAAGCCCTTCAGTAATGCAAGGGACCCATGTTGGTTACGCCATGGCATCGGCCTTGCAACGCGGTATGGCGCGTATATGGCTTTGGGACGGCGAGGATAGCGCTCCACCGGCTCTCTTAGAAGGCATGGTCGAGTACATTACCATTTTGGCCGGTTTCAGTCCGGCACCGACGATGCCGAACAGTGTTGATTTGTCGGGATCTGGCAACTTCTGCTGGATGAACAAGGACCCTATAGCTGTGGCacactttttaaattattgtgaGGCGCAGAATAGAGGGTTTATCCAAAGGTTAAATCAAGCCATGGAACATCAATGGCATGAAGGAGCTTTGGAGGCCGCCTTAGGGTTTCCCGTTCAAGATCTATGCGCTTCGTATAATTCTACCAAAATTCCAGTGGTGGGTAACGTACTATTTTCTAGATCGAAGCCACtaaacatttga
- the LOC100262530 gene encoding major pollen allergen Ole e 10 isoform X2, protein MGQKKEGYGTEKQLHSSSSISITQKDITTPITTVPTVNPTTPSSTTPPVNPDSTPASNPATTTTPTSSGASWCVASQTSSQTALQVALDYACGYGGADCSAIQPAGSCYNPNTLRDHASFAFNDYYQKNPVPTSCNFGGTAVVTSTDPSSGTCQYPSTSTSSSVLNTTNSNGATVFGSQPSSPSSSAVAIPGSLQQFLALACIKVLLLPRDQY, encoded by the exons ATGGGGCAAAAGAAAGAAGGATATGGTACTGAAAAACAGCTACACTCATCTTCTTCAATTTCCATCACCCAAAAGGACATCACCACCCCAATTACGACCGTTCCAACTGTGAACCCCACCACACCCTCTTCAACAACTCCTCCTGTGAATCCAGATTCGACCCCAGCCTCAAATCCAGCCACAACCACCACCCCAACATCTTCAGGCGCAAGCTGGTGTGTTGCTAGCCAAACTTCATCACAAACAGCACTGCAGGTTGCTTTAGACTATGCTTGTGGCTATGGTGGTGCTGACTGCTCTGCTATTCAGCCTGCAGGCAGTTGTTACAACCCCAACACCCTTCGTGATCATGCTTCTTTTGCATTCAATGACTATTACCAGAAGAACCCAGTTCCAACTAGCTGTAATTTTGGAGGAACTGCTGTTGTCACCAGCACCGACCCCA GTTCTGGGACATGCCAGTACCCTTCAACTAG CACGAGTTCATCGGTTTTAAACACGACAAATTCAAATGGGGCAACAGTTTTTGGCTCACAGCCTTCCAGCCCCTCTAGCTCAGCAGTTGCCATACCTGGTAGCCTCCAACAGTTTTTGGCCTTAGCATGTATCAAGGTGCTGTTGCTGCCCAGAGATCAGTACTAA
- the LOC100262530 gene encoding PLASMODESMATA CALLOSE-BINDING PROTEIN 2 isoform X1, giving the protein MGRRVVHYFLFLLLGLLICSGSTERGEMGQKKEGYGTEKQLHSSSSISITQKDITTPITTVPTVNPTTPSSTTPPVNPDSTPASNPATTTTPTSSGASWCVASQTSSQTALQVALDYACGYGGADCSAIQPAGSCYNPNTLRDHASFAFNDYYQKNPVPTSCNFGGTAVVTSTDPSSGTCQYPSTSTSSSVLNTTNSNGATVFGSQPSSPSSSAVAIPGSLQQFLALACIKVLLLPRDQY; this is encoded by the exons ATGGGTAGAAGGGTtgttcattattttctattcctCCTATTGGGTCTTCTCATCTGCTCAG GTTCTACAGAGAGAGGAGAAATGGGGCAAAAGAAAGAAGGATATGGTACTGAAAAACAGCTACACTCATCTTCTTCAATTTCCATCACCCAAAAGGACATCACCACCCCAATTACGACCGTTCCAACTGTGAACCCCACCACACCCTCTTCAACAACTCCTCCTGTGAATCCAGATTCGACCCCAGCCTCAAATCCAGCCACAACCACCACCCCAACATCTTCAGGCGCAAGCTGGTGTGTTGCTAGCCAAACTTCATCACAAACAGCACTGCAGGTTGCTTTAGACTATGCTTGTGGCTATGGTGGTGCTGACTGCTCTGCTATTCAGCCTGCAGGCAGTTGTTACAACCCCAACACCCTTCGTGATCATGCTTCTTTTGCATTCAATGACTATTACCAGAAGAACCCAGTTCCAACTAGCTGTAATTTTGGAGGAACTGCTGTTGTCACCAGCACCGACCCCA GTTCTGGGACATGCCAGTACCCTTCAACTAG CACGAGTTCATCGGTTTTAAACACGACAAATTCAAATGGGGCAACAGTTTTTGGCTCACAGCCTTCCAGCCCCTCTAGCTCAGCAGTTGCCATACCTGGTAGCCTCCAACAGTTTTTGGCCTTAGCATGTATCAAGGTGCTGTTGCTGCCCAGAGATCAGTACTAA